The Clavelina lepadiformis chromosome 3, kaClaLepa1.1, whole genome shotgun sequence region ttgcaaataaaacacacTCAGTGCAGAGAATAGAATAAATCAAAGTGTTTCATTCTTCATCAATAATTCTTTAgtttaataaaagaataagTCTTCGGTAAAAACAATGCTTGATAAAGCTACTTTCCAAAATTTTCTATGTTAAATATTAGATGTCTATTAAAGGGTTGCGCAGGATAAACATCAAACTTTCTCTGGATCACAACTGCGGTTCATTAGAGTTCATGTTTATTGAACAGACAACATGGACAGCTTCATGCAAACACACCTCCTACTAGAGAGCGTCTTATATTCGACTTCATATGTGTAAACGACAACCGCATAACATCAGCAAAAACCgcaaaataaaacctttttctgTGAATGTTACGTAAAGTGGCTTGCaatgaaagtttaaaacaaggtttgataaaaccgtGTTTGCGACAATTACTGatacatttttgacaaaaatctgCAAAATAATTGCGTGCGTTAATCGACAATGCTGGCCGCTGCATACGACGCAAATACGTCATATGGCTGGACGTTGGTTCTGCGTGACATTAGCACAAATTATCCCAGACCCAATATTCAAGACAGGTCAACAACGTTGATTGTTTAAAGTCATTTGCATAAGATCACGTCATCACAAGCAACACTGGGTCAACCGCGATTAAAATAGCTCTCTGTTTACGAATATGCAACTTCCTCGCGAGCTGAATCAAAGTAACTATGCACGTGTTCCATTTGCACAAGAATGTAAaacataagaaaataataaactttacaacGCTTTTAACTTGATGCTTCAAATTATactttttacttcaaattATGAAAGAAACGAAAGTTTGATTAAGAAAAAAACATGATGGAAACATTATGTTGATTGAGTTCTGCTCATCGATTGGTCAATAACAAAGTGTCAATATCGACCTGTTTAACAACACAACAAAATCGTCAGGATAGAAAAATATTCGAAATGTAACATGATGTTTATCAAACGACAAAACTTTGCTTCGTCAATGAACAAATTCATAGTTTTGTTGGATCGTGTGAGCTTTGAAAATTATCAAAGCTTGTTCGAAATTTGATGTctgtataaatttaaattgatttaacTTTCTACCATCTACAGTTCCTCACCAACCATTTAATCGTCCAGTGTGCTGCTGCTCGCGAAAGCAGTTCGCAGTGTTTCGAAGAACATCACCTCGTCATCATTTGTTTGATCGAATCTCAGGAAGTTGTAGAATTTTCGGTTGAAAGTTCGTTGGATTAATTCTGGAACGCGAGCTGCTTCTTCACCATGCCACTCCACTAATATCAGTTGATCTCTTCCAGCAGAATGTTGAAGTTCCTGAAGCGCCGGCAACACGAATCTGAATAATAAATTGTAAAcgtaattaaaacatttgcattgatATTATTGGTATTTCATACATCTCTATCCAAAACTTTATAACTACAAGTTTACTTGCAAGTCGGAGTGTCGCAAAAGTTGCCAGAAAATATGACGATTGTTTTCCGACTCTTCGTGATAAGACGGAGAAGATTTTCATTTGGAGACATACCAGCATCGATATCGCGACCAGCTAAGAGAAGTTCAATGGAAGGGTTCCCGTTAATCATCCCAGGTATCAGTTTATCATCCACCCAATCACCCAGTTCATCATTGCTGTGGTCAAAGAATACAAAAGCTTTCTTGCCTTCGTTTGTAGAATATCTTGAAGAAACATCGCTTGGTTTCAATGCTTGAACTCTGAAATATTCATTGACTTTTCGAAATATCAATCTCTTGAACCATTTGCTATAACCAACACTGCCGCATAACATGAATAATACAAAGAATATTGTGAATGCGATTGTGCACTTGAGATGTGTCTGCAAATCACACGATGTGTTAAATCCATATCGAGACACCGGGCGACGACGCAAATTCAGCGGGGAATGGCACGCCACACACGCGCCATAATATTGGTCAATGATCGAAGTGCATTCTGGATAAAATCCAGGAAGTTTGGTGTTGTCACTTGCATCAGAATTAAACCAACGATAAAATTCCTGCCACTCATGACAGAAACAATCGAGTTCGTTCCATCTTATGTCCAAATACTGAAGTGACTTCAACACATCTTTGGTAAAAATACTTGAGTCTAGTTGATTTATGAAGTTGTGACTGAGATCAAGGGTTTtaagtttcaaatgcaaaaagaATCCTGGTTGAATAAACTTGATTTGGTTATGGGCGAtagtaaaatgtttcaagttGGGGCAAATGGTCAAGTTTCCATTTAGTTCAATGatattattaaaatctaaatttaagGAATGCAACTTGTTCAAGATTTTTaaagatgtcgatggaaatgtcgCCAAGTTGTTTTGACTCAAGTCCAAGATTTCAAGATGATTGAAACCTTGCAACaaataatgcaaaatataCGAATCAATTTCGCAATTTCTAAGTACAAGGGATCTGAGTTTGGGCATAAACTTCAACAAACCTTTTCCTTTATATGTAGTTTTAATATTCAAATCATTTTGCGCTATATCAAGTTCCAACAGTGATGAGTTTTCGTCCAATTCACTCATCGTTTCCAAAAGTACAATAACTGTATACTCTGGCAtccaaaattttaacttaatttGGGCAGAAGGATTCAAATGTAACAGAAAAGTAAAATCAAGAGTTATGTCGGTGTCTTCCTCAACAAAGTCAATCCGACGAAGACTGGACAAGCTGCTGAAAGTGAAAGGGTCAATACTTCTAAAAGGATTATGGGACAGATCGATGCTGCACAAATTTATCAGGTGTTTCAAATCATCTGATCTTATCACTCTTATTCGATTTCGTGATAATGCAAGAATAGTTGTCGTCGATAACAGAAATTCTTTTTGTTCAGATATGGTTATAATTTGGTTGTTAGAATAATCAAGTAAACCGTTGTTGTCGCATTCCAAATCCGGTTTAAACGTTCATTTGTATTGTCCTGTTCGTGAATATTTCCTGGAAAAATAGAATggttttgtaaagtttttgcTTCTATAATTGGAGGTTTTCCTTTGCGCATAATATTGCCACGAAAAGTCAACTGATTGttccgtgacgcgacacctgatcgaaagacactgtatcgaacgacacttaatcgaacgacagctgatcgaaacgataGTTGATCGAACggcactttatcgaaccgacagttgatcaaacgacactttatcgaaccgacagctgatcaaagcgacagttgatcgaatcgactgttgcttctcccgcacactgtcatagcaaaacgtggcgtacagttgcattgtttgctgtagaaaattaaaatttggtgacttttcctaaaaatgttcagctatctgtccatgtttgtttgataaagttggattttgtaatttttgagatattgtgatatttatataattttgctttctccgcattgaagcgtaacgttttcgtttactcatttacgcaccaataacttgactaactattctcttttgttctcttctcacagcgggggcgcggcgtaacaaaaagaatttctagaaatgtgtcacttttagaaaaacctaatttacactaatatcactttctttagttttacaattatgatgtatacaggaagccagatgatgtttctactaacctgtaaaaatctcatcagtgtacgacgcatagttttctagtaattaacaattgcaaatgtgtgtgcggggttggccacacctagtttttttagtaaactcgcgagcctggttaggatagggttaaaagatccacaatttatcgaaacaactgacgatatgcactgttaaaagcacgacaactgacgaagtgcacatttcaatcgcattcatttaattacaagttgtgtgcaattgctcgaagataactttttatgtcaatattcgttgagtcataattttcgactatgctcttcagccgttggttgacagcgtcgtagcgcttcttccgaggtgggccagcaattccagcactcaattgctcaataaacatttcgttggaaccttgttcctgattaatttttttgacgagtctgcgaagcgtc contains the following coding sequences:
- the LOC143449885 gene encoding toll-like receptor 2 type-2; the encoded protein is MSELDENSSLLELDIAQNDLNIKTTYKGKDFNNIIELNGNLTICPNLKHFTIAHNQIKFIQPGFFLHLKLKTLDLSHNFINQLDSSIFTKDVLKSLQYLDIRWNELDCFCHEWQEFYRWFNSDASDNTKLPGFYPECTSIIDQYYGACVACHSPLNLRRRPVSRYGFNTSCDLQTHLKCTIAFTIFFVLFMLCGSVGYSKWFKRLIFRKVNEYFRVQALKPSDVSSRYSTNEGKKAFVFFDHSNDELGDWVDDKLIPGMINGNPSIELLLAGRDIDAGMSPNENLLRLITKSRKTIVIFSGNFCDTPTCKFVLPALQELQHSAGRDQLILVEWHGEEAARVPELIQRTFNRKFYNFLRFDQTNDDEVMFFETLRTAFASSSTLDD